In one Corallococcus sp. EGB genomic region, the following are encoded:
- a CDS encoding site-2 protease family protein yields the protein MHPVSVPRPTPPRVWLHLLLFVVTLGTTFLAYLLLFGRSFPFSEGGLLDEDRTQALFFSASLLAILGSHEMGHYVLARWHRVDTSLPYFIPLPVPGSLGTLGAVIRLRGRIPTRDALVDIGAAGPLAGLVVALPLLYWGLLHSTVVDSPPVPSSFPGDSSLWVLGQNLLHWVMEKVTQAPPAMEPVYTSHQTLFGDNLIMKALTWLALGPVPEGRDVVVHPVVMAAWFGLLVTLLNLLPVGQLDGGHLTFAVLGPRARWVGKGVAGVLLFLTVFVTASWGLWLVVASKVVGFGHPEVVRPEEPLSRSRKVICALCLLALVGCAMPIPLREVWS from the coding sequence ATGCACCCGGTTTCCGTTCCGCGTCCCACCCCACCCCGCGTCTGGCTGCACCTGCTGCTGTTCGTGGTGACGCTGGGGACGACGTTCCTCGCGTACCTGCTGCTCTTCGGCCGCTCGTTCCCGTTCAGCGAAGGGGGGCTGCTGGACGAGGACCGGACGCAGGCGCTGTTCTTCAGCGCGTCGCTGCTGGCCATCCTGGGGTCGCACGAGATGGGGCACTACGTGCTCGCGCGGTGGCACCGGGTGGACACGTCCCTGCCGTACTTCATCCCGCTGCCGGTGCCGGGGAGCCTGGGCACGCTGGGCGCGGTCATCCGGCTGCGCGGGCGCATCCCCACGCGCGACGCGCTGGTGGACATTGGCGCCGCGGGGCCGCTGGCGGGCCTGGTGGTGGCGCTGCCGCTGCTCTACTGGGGGCTGCTCCACTCCACGGTGGTGGACTCGCCGCCGGTGCCGTCCTCGTTCCCTGGTGACTCGTCGCTGTGGGTGCTGGGGCAGAACCTGCTGCATTGGGTGATGGAGAAGGTGACGCAGGCGCCGCCCGCGATGGAGCCCGTCTACACGAGCCACCAGACGCTCTTCGGTGACAACCTCATCATGAAGGCGCTGACGTGGCTGGCGCTGGGGCCGGTGCCCGAGGGCAGGGACGTGGTGGTGCACCCGGTGGTGATGGCGGCGTGGTTCGGCCTGCTGGTGACGCTGCTCAACCTGCTGCCGGTGGGGCAATTGGACGGCGGGCACCTGACGTTCGCGGTGCTGGGACCCAGGGCCCGCTGGGTGGGCAAGGGCGTGGCGGGGGTGCTGCTCTTCCTCACCGTGTTCGTCACCGCGTCCTGGGGCCTGTGGCTGGTGGTGGCGAGCAAGGTCGTGGGTTTCGGCCACCCGGAGGTGGTGCGGCCGGAGGAGCCCCTGAGCCGCTCGCGCAAGGTCATCTGCGCGCTGTGCCTGCTGGCGCTGGTAGGGTGCGCGATGCCCATCCCCCTGCGCGAGGTGTGGTCATGA
- a CDS encoding DUF4157 domain-containing protein, which yields MLLEQACARGWALPREVRVRFERAFGAELSAVRLHEHPLVARLGAQALCWGERILFAPGALELDAARGGRILAHELVHVLQQRAGRVPHGRGGTRLLVDGALEAEAEALAAQALSGAPAHLAASWPGAGRWTSPTPALQAYHVIQNAQLGAQDVDLHNATFETQRDGVRLHPYPKTNGDSFLVDAGTVNVVVRPHNQVALRFSDDNELAIEDTDPRHEQAKHFFATDSAITRCNRALRSAGSSYRIAKVPGPRYLEIGPAAQPGCLPFLRGPGPKRLFQVAMSEDGHLEPAVSQNCNEISGKVMGEQQDAQRTVKLSQSGNQLFLNLPRWQLGGWAPAFPAHGDIAFRLAVLITTFLFHGQGEGPNAAAARQRAVNDYQVGLQNALAGANTPIAQMAALAGYYGPIGRNYGRLVNRVRAHAPMTLNGVNLNGATLRTRYEQLLFRLGLNAYADPRVGDAFQTYSVGAMERYQDAQHRNWMRMRDEVAPRPAVPVPPPVYSEPVWEYHWGGVVAESGADRITFENYARNYEDRQGPQLQGGEFRAFFQMTRVPTQVNDPLIAQSWHESCYAHGFANALTMCVSKRSRCGR from the coding sequence GTGCTCCTGGAGCAGGCCTGCGCTCGGGGCTGGGCACTCCCAAGAGAGGTGCGTGTCCGGTTCGAGCGCGCCTTCGGAGCCGAGCTGAGCGCCGTACGCCTGCACGAGCATCCCCTCGTCGCGAGGCTGGGGGCCCAGGCCCTTTGCTGGGGCGAGCGGATCCTCTTCGCTCCGGGTGCACTCGAACTCGACGCTGCTCGCGGAGGCCGGATCCTCGCGCATGAGCTGGTGCATGTGCTGCAACAGCGCGCGGGGCGTGTCCCTCACGGGCGCGGCGGGACCCGGCTGCTCGTGGATGGGGCCCTGGAAGCAGAGGCCGAGGCCCTGGCGGCACAGGCCCTCTCGGGTGCGCCTGCGCACCTCGCGGCTTCCTGGCCGGGCGCGGGCCGGTGGACCTCGCCCACACCCGCGCTCCAGGCGTACCACGTCATCCAGAACGCCCAGCTCGGCGCCCAGGATGTCGATCTCCACAACGCCACCTTCGAGACGCAGCGGGACGGAGTGCGGCTCCACCCCTACCCGAAGACGAACGGGGACAGCTTCCTCGTCGACGCCGGGACGGTGAACGTCGTGGTGCGGCCGCACAACCAGGTCGCGCTCCGGTTCTCGGATGACAACGAGCTCGCCATCGAGGACACCGACCCTCGTCACGAGCAGGCCAAGCACTTCTTCGCCACGGACAGCGCCATCACCCGGTGCAACCGCGCGCTGAGGTCCGCGGGCTCCAGCTACCGGATCGCCAAGGTCCCCGGGCCGCGCTACCTCGAAATCGGCCCCGCCGCGCAGCCGGGCTGTCTGCCTTTCCTGCGCGGCCCGGGACCCAAGCGGCTGTTCCAGGTGGCGATGTCCGAGGATGGGCACCTCGAGCCGGCCGTGTCGCAGAACTGCAATGAGATCTCCGGCAAGGTCATGGGAGAGCAGCAGGACGCACAGCGCACCGTGAAGCTCTCGCAGTCCGGCAATCAGCTCTTCCTCAACCTGCCTCGCTGGCAGCTCGGGGGATGGGCCCCGGCCTTCCCGGCCCATGGAGACATCGCCTTCCGGCTGGCGGTCCTCATCACCACGTTCCTCTTCCATGGACAGGGAGAGGGCCCCAACGCCGCCGCGGCCCGGCAACGCGCGGTCAACGATTACCAGGTGGGCTTGCAGAACGCGCTGGCGGGCGCCAATACCCCCATTGCCCAGATGGCGGCCCTCGCGGGCTACTACGGCCCCATCGGCCGCAACTATGGCCGCCTGGTGAACCGGGTCCGTGCCCATGCCCCCATGACGCTCAACGGCGTCAACCTCAACGGGGCCACGCTCCGCACACGTTACGAGCAGCTCCTCTTCCGCCTGGGCCTCAATGCCTACGCGGATCCGCGCGTGGGCGATGCGTTCCAGACCTACTCCGTGGGCGCCATGGAGCGCTATCAGGACGCCCAGCACCGCAACTGGATGCGGATGCGGGACGAGGTGGCTCCCCGCCCGGCGGTGCCCGTTCCTCCGCCCGTCTACAGCGAGCCGGTGTGGGAGTACCACTGGGGCGGGGTCGTCGCGGAGAGCGGCGCGGACCGCATCACCTTCGAGAACTACGCCCGCAACTACGAGGATCGCCAGGGGCCCCAACTCCAGGGCGGCGAGTTCCGCGCGTTCTTCCAGATGACCCGCGTGCCCACCCAGGTCAATGATCCGCTCATCGCCCAGTCCTGGCACGAGAGCTGTTACGCCCACGGCTTCGCCAATGCCCTGACGATGTGCGTCTCCAAGCGCAGCCGCTGCGGACGCTAG
- a CDS encoding lipid kinase, protein MVNTRSRSGRDAFEHARERLAAHGIPLMAAHALTRPKRLRKVVEEALAQGARRVLVGGGDGTLSCAAQALMGHDVTLGVVPLGTGNDFARSLGIPDTLEAACDVIAGGYTARVDVGLANGRPFLNAASLGLTTAIAKRLTQELKQRAGKLAYPMAAAAEMRTLQPFHVRLQADGQTLEVDALQLVVGNGRYHGAGNMVAPDATLDDRRFHVYAITAPSAADGGERTGLGHLQDVATLARVALGMRSGGHLEHESVVHLHTSRLVVETEPPMEVNADGENVGMTPMRFELSPSALRVYAPAPQ, encoded by the coding sequence GTGGTGAATACGCGCTCGCGCTCGGGGCGCGACGCCTTCGAGCACGCCCGCGAGCGGCTCGCCGCCCACGGCATCCCGCTCATGGCCGCGCATGCGCTGACGCGGCCCAAGCGCCTGCGCAAGGTCGTGGAGGAGGCGCTCGCCCAGGGGGCCCGCCGCGTCCTCGTGGGAGGAGGCGACGGCACCCTCAGCTGCGCGGCGCAGGCGCTGATGGGGCACGACGTGACGCTGGGCGTGGTGCCGCTGGGCACCGGCAACGACTTCGCGCGCTCCCTGGGCATCCCGGACACGCTGGAGGCCGCGTGCGACGTCATCGCCGGGGGCTACACGGCGCGCGTGGACGTGGGGCTCGCCAACGGGCGGCCCTTCCTCAACGCCGCCAGCCTGGGGCTCACCACCGCCATCGCGAAGCGGCTCACGCAGGAATTGAAGCAGCGCGCCGGCAAGCTGGCCTACCCCATGGCCGCCGCCGCGGAGATGCGCACGCTGCAGCCCTTCCACGTCCGGCTCCAGGCGGACGGGCAGACGCTGGAGGTGGATGCGCTCCAGCTGGTGGTGGGCAACGGCCGCTACCATGGGGCGGGCAACATGGTGGCGCCGGACGCGACGCTGGACGACCGCCGCTTCCACGTCTACGCCATCACCGCGCCCTCCGCGGCGGACGGCGGCGAGCGCACGGGGCTGGGCCACCTGCAGGACGTGGCCACGCTCGCGCGCGTGGCGCTGGGCATGAGGAGCGGCGGGCACCTGGAGCACGAGTCCGTCGTGCACCTGCACACCTCCCGGCTCGTGGTGGAGACAGAGCCGCCCATGGAGGTGAACGCGGACGGGGAGAACGTGGGCATGACGCCCATGCGCTTCGAGCTGTCCCCCTCCGCGCTGCGCGTCTACGCGCCCGCGCCTCAGTAG
- the hrcA gene encoding heat-inducible transcriptional repressor HrcA gives MPDELGEREKEVLRAVVQEYITTGGPVGSQQLTRRGEFDVSSATMRNVLADLEALGFLEKPHTSAGRVPTDRGYRFYVDTLVKLRDPAPRDRELIHAGLIHESSLDEVLSEASRVLHSLTRHAGVVLTPRPDAAVFQRIEFLRLRENRVLAILVGQNGQVHNKALTVDFPVTSDELLKASNYLSELLHQVPLEEARERIRAEMDQEQALYNALTAKALRLGAAATDLQTPERVLIEGTGSFLEQPEFADVERIRALFRALDEKHKLLHLLDRVQRTKEMHVFIGAESEFSAAGDVTVIASPYGTAEAVLGTVGVIGPTRMDYRRVIPLVNFTAQVLSSVLEKV, from the coding sequence ATGCCCGACGAGTTGGGTGAGCGTGAGAAGGAAGTCCTCCGGGCCGTGGTGCAGGAGTACATCACCACGGGCGGCCCGGTCGGCAGTCAGCAGCTGACGCGGCGCGGAGAGTTCGACGTGTCCTCCGCGACCATGCGCAACGTGCTCGCCGACCTGGAGGCCCTGGGCTTCCTGGAGAAGCCCCACACCTCCGCCGGCCGCGTGCCCACCGACCGCGGCTACCGCTTCTACGTGGACACCCTGGTGAAGCTGCGCGACCCCGCTCCGCGCGACCGCGAGCTCATCCACGCCGGCCTCATCCATGAGTCCAGCCTGGACGAGGTGCTGTCGGAGGCCAGCCGCGTGCTGCACTCGCTCACGCGCCACGCGGGCGTCGTCCTCACGCCCCGCCCCGACGCCGCCGTGTTCCAGCGCATCGAGTTCCTGCGCCTGCGCGAGAACCGCGTGCTGGCCATCCTCGTGGGCCAGAACGGCCAGGTGCACAACAAGGCCCTCACCGTGGACTTCCCGGTGACGTCCGACGAGCTCCTCAAGGCGAGCAACTACCTCTCCGAGCTGCTCCACCAGGTGCCCCTGGAGGAGGCGCGCGAGCGCATCCGCGCGGAGATGGACCAGGAGCAGGCCCTCTACAACGCGCTGACCGCCAAGGCCCTGCGCCTGGGCGCCGCCGCCACCGACCTGCAGACGCCCGAGCGCGTGCTCATCGAAGGCACCGGCTCCTTCCTGGAGCAGCCGGAGTTCGCGGACGTGGAGCGCATCCGCGCGCTCTTCCGCGCCCTGGATGAGAAGCACAAGCTCCTGCACCTGCTGGACCGCGTGCAGCGCACCAAGGAGATGCACGTCTTCATCGGCGCGGAGAGCGAGTTCTCCGCCGCCGGTGACGTCACCGTCATCGCCAGCCCCTACGGCACGGCGGAGGCGGTCCTGGGCACCGTGGGCGTCATCGGGCCCACGCGCATGGACTACCGGCGCGTGATTCCCCTGGTGAACTTCACCGCCCAGGTGCTCTCCAGCGTGCTGGAGAAGGTGTAG
- the yedA gene encoding drug/metabolite exporter YedA: protein MGLPARGDGYGKAHIALEGGGDYKAAAVTTATAPTEAADPVPHRGRLLFSLFALYVIWGSTYLAMRFALEGFPPFRMAGLRFLLAGGVLFAGLRLKGQPGPGLRQWGASTVTGVLLLVMGNGGIALAQNLGVPSGVAALVVGSMPLWAAIFGAAFGQRPGRAELAGLVLGFAGVALLNLGGDMGGGVAALAVVVAPMAWAFGSVWSRRLPMPAGLMTPATQMLSAGVVMLGVSFALGERMADGVPPRALMSFVYLVVFGSLVAFSAYGYLLRHARPSLATSYAYVNPAVAVLLGVVFAGEALGAMTWVAMSAILVAVMLLARGKR from the coding sequence ATGGGTCTTCCTGCCCGAGGGGACGGGTACGGCAAAGCGCACATCGCCCTGGAGGGTGGTGGGGACTACAAGGCCGCCGCCGTGACGACCGCGACCGCGCCCACCGAAGCCGCAGACCCGGTGCCCCACCGGGGCCGCCTGCTGTTCAGCCTCTTCGCGCTGTACGTCATCTGGGGGTCGACCTACCTGGCGATGCGGTTCGCGCTGGAGGGCTTTCCGCCGTTCCGGATGGCGGGGCTGCGCTTCCTCCTCGCGGGCGGGGTGTTGTTCGCCGGTTTGCGGTTGAAGGGGCAGCCGGGGCCGGGCTTGCGTCAGTGGGGGGCGAGCACGGTCACGGGGGTGCTGCTGCTGGTGATGGGCAACGGCGGCATCGCGTTGGCGCAGAACCTGGGGGTGCCCTCCGGGGTGGCGGCGCTGGTGGTGGGGAGCATGCCGTTGTGGGCGGCCATCTTCGGAGCAGCCTTCGGGCAGCGGCCGGGCCGCGCGGAACTGGCGGGCCTGGTGCTGGGGTTCGCGGGGGTGGCGCTGCTCAACCTGGGCGGGGACATGGGCGGCGGCGTGGCGGCGCTGGCGGTGGTGGTGGCGCCCATGGCGTGGGCCTTCGGGTCGGTGTGGAGCCGGCGGTTGCCGATGCCCGCGGGGTTGATGACGCCGGCGACGCAGATGTTGAGCGCGGGCGTGGTGATGCTGGGGGTGAGCTTCGCGTTGGGGGAGCGGATGGCGGACGGGGTGCCACCGCGCGCGCTGATGTCGTTCGTGTATCTGGTGGTGTTCGGTTCGCTGGTGGCGTTCAGCGCGTATGGGTATCTGCTGCGGCATGCGAGGCCGTCGCTCGCGACGAGCTACGCGTACGTGAACCCGGCGGTGGCGGTGCTGCTGGGCGTGGTGTTCGCGGGAGAGGCGCTGGGGGCCATGACCTGGGTGGCCATGAGCGCCATCCTGGTCGCGGTGATGCTGCTGGCCCGCGGGAAGCGGTGA
- a CDS encoding HAD family hydrolase — MVENVIFDVDGTLIDSVDEHAEAWRRSFIEFGRDIPFAHVRSQIGKGADQLLPVFFNDEELERFGKDLEEYRAALFKREFLPKVRAFPRVKELFQQLRKRGRRVALASSAKDDELKRYVELCGIDGLFETKTNKDEVDKSKPHPDIFEAALLKLDKPDPATVVVVGDTPFDALAAGKLHLASVGVLCGGFRAEDLRTAGCRTLVKDPAELLQRLNEDPEAWPWDAASRGTSKDEESR, encoded by the coding sequence ATGGTCGAAAACGTCATCTTCGATGTGGATGGGACGCTCATCGACTCCGTGGACGAGCACGCGGAGGCCTGGCGCAGGTCGTTCATCGAGTTCGGGCGGGACATCCCGTTCGCCCACGTGCGCAGCCAGATTGGCAAGGGCGCGGACCAGCTGCTGCCCGTGTTCTTCAACGACGAGGAGCTGGAGCGCTTCGGCAAGGACCTGGAGGAGTACCGCGCCGCGCTCTTCAAGCGCGAGTTCCTGCCCAAGGTGCGCGCCTTCCCGCGCGTGAAGGAGCTGTTCCAGCAGCTGCGCAAGCGCGGGCGGAGGGTGGCGCTGGCCTCCAGCGCCAAGGACGACGAGCTCAAGCGCTACGTGGAGCTGTGCGGCATCGACGGCCTGTTCGAGACGAAGACGAACAAGGACGAGGTCGACAAGAGCAAGCCGCACCCGGACATCTTCGAGGCCGCGCTCCTGAAGCTGGACAAGCCGGACCCCGCCACCGTGGTGGTGGTGGGCGACACGCCCTTCGACGCGCTGGCCGCGGGCAAGCTGCACCTGGCGTCCGTGGGCGTGCTGTGCGGCGGCTTCCGCGCGGAGGACCTGCGCACGGCCGGCTGCCGCACGCTGGTGAAGGACCCCGCGGAGCTGCTGCAGCGCCTGAATGAAGACCCGGAGGCCTGGCCGTGGGACGCGGCGTCGCGGGGCACCTCCAAGGACGAGGAGTCGCGCTGA
- a CDS encoding transcriptional regulator — translation MARGSKSKYSAKQKRMAEHIEKGYEDKGVSEKTAAARAYATVNKLTGGGMKGGSGSKAKAARRRPAARKNARKAGRVGGKRRAATAKRSSSSSRRKAAPTRARRTTQGRKSTARTGTAGKRSTARKSTPARRGTARKSTASRSRTKRGGARK, via the coding sequence ATGGCACGTGGAAGCAAGAGCAAGTACTCGGCGAAACAGAAGCGCATGGCCGAGCACATCGAGAAGGGCTACGAGGACAAGGGCGTCAGCGAGAAGACCGCCGCGGCCCGCGCGTACGCCACCGTGAACAAGCTCACCGGGGGCGGGATGAAGGGCGGCTCCGGCAGCAAGGCGAAGGCGGCCCGCCGGCGTCCCGCGGCCCGCAAGAACGCGCGCAAGGCGGGGCGCGTGGGCGGGAAGCGCCGCGCCGCCACGGCGAAGCGGAGCTCCTCCTCCAGCCGCCGGAAGGCCGCGCCCACCCGGGCCCGGCGCACCACCCAGGGCCGCAAGTCCACCGCGCGCACCGGCACCGCCGGCAAGCGCTCCACGGCCCGCAAGAGCACCCCGGCGCGCCGCGGGACCGCTCGCAAGAGCACGGCCTCCCGTTCACGCACGAAGCGGGGCGGGGCGCGCAAGTAG
- a CDS encoding DUF3396 domain-containing protein, producing the protein MKPIFPAIRLRDKGNWLAGRDGIVMAFFIHRDHSEVGPAIWRSIQAYLRAIPPGSLNWYTSADGDMVPLDDEGWEHNRHVVIERIGGGSRTVELRESPSEAGSYQVEYYGRRLDSPFHDAPATTLSFTFPTEYLVEHGAVRLRSLALELARELPLNFGYASFALVSTQGSWASADWDITEALLARYAGLDAPRAMRLSSDLGTRALAPAWLTFLGQPLLGQLGGIDALRDALPFPEVSLLPMDGDRVLVTLDEWPDPIDTRTKPIPPQYRALAQRMEPFLFQYEGEALLPYQQDMNRWIRRFL; encoded by the coding sequence ATGAAACCCATCTTTCCAGCCATTCGACTTCGCGACAAAGGCAACTGGCTCGCTGGGCGAGATGGCATCGTGATGGCCTTCTTCATCCATCGTGATCACTCGGAGGTAGGGCCCGCGATCTGGCGCTCAATCCAGGCCTACCTCCGTGCCATCCCGCCCGGCTCACTCAATTGGTACACGTCGGCGGATGGGGACATGGTCCCGCTGGATGACGAAGGCTGGGAACACAATCGCCATGTTGTGATCGAGCGTATCGGTGGAGGGAGCCGGACCGTGGAGCTGAGGGAGAGCCCCAGCGAAGCAGGGAGCTACCAGGTCGAATACTACGGACGAAGGCTCGACAGCCCCTTCCATGATGCTCCTGCCACCACCCTGTCGTTCACGTTCCCCACGGAGTACCTCGTGGAGCACGGTGCGGTCCGCCTTCGCTCCCTGGCACTTGAGCTGGCTCGTGAGCTGCCCCTCAACTTCGGTTACGCCAGCTTTGCTCTTGTCTCGACACAGGGCTCCTGGGCTTCAGCGGATTGGGACATCACCGAAGCACTCCTCGCGCGGTACGCGGGTCTGGATGCTCCTCGGGCCATGAGATTGAGTTCCGACCTGGGAACCCGAGCCCTCGCCCCCGCCTGGCTCACCTTCCTGGGCCAACCCCTGCTGGGACAACTCGGCGGCATCGACGCGCTCCGGGACGCGCTCCCCTTCCCGGAGGTCTCGCTGCTCCCCATGGATGGCGACCGCGTGCTCGTCACCCTGGACGAATGGCCTGACCCCATCGATACACGGACGAAGCCCATCCCCCCGCAGTACCGCGCACTGGCCCAGCGGATGGAGCCCTTCCTCTTCCAATACGAAGGCGAAGCGCTCCTCCCCTACCAGCAGGACATGAACCGGTGGATCCGCCGGTTCCTCTAA